The Paenibacillus yonginensis genome segment AAATTCAACTACAGTGTCATATTCGGCGCCTTCATCGGTCGTCAGCTGTTTCCAGGCTTCAACCGCTTCATCAAACGCGCTGCCCTGCGGTGCGTATTGACGGCCGCGAAGATAGTTAAAGGTCGTATCGTCCGGCGCGATCAGACCAGCACGCGCACCCGCCTCAATCGACATGTTGCAGACGGTCATCCGCTCTTCCATCGTCAGGCTGCGAATGGCTTCGCCTGTATATTCAATGACATAACCAGTCGCAAAATCAGTGCCGTATTTGGCGATCACGCCAAGAATAAGGTCCTTGGCCGTAACGCCCGGATTGCGTTTGCCGACGAAACGAACTTCCATCGTTTTGGATTTGGCCTGCTGCAGACACTGGGTGGCCAGCACATGCTCTACCTCACTGGTGCCAATGCCGAACGCCAAAGCGCCAAATGCCCCGTGTGTCGAAGTGTGGCTGTCGCCGCAAACAATCGTTTTGCCTGGCGCTGTAAGTCCAAGCTCCGGTCCCATAACGTGAACGACCCCTTGATCCAGCGTATCCAGATCATAAAGGGTAACGCCGAAATCGCGACAGTTCTGGGTCAGCGTATCAATCTGCTGCTTGGAAATCGGATCCGTAATGTTATATCTGTCTTTCGTAGGCACATTGTGGTCCATCGTAGCAAACGTCAGCTCGGGTCTGCGAACCTTCCGTCCGGTCATCCGCAGCCCTTCAAAAGCCTGGGGAGAGGTGACCTCATGAACCAAATGAAGATCAATATACAAAATGCTAGGTTTGCCTTCTTCCTGGTAAATCACATGGTTATCCCAAATTTTCTCATACATCGTTTTCTTCTGACTCATACTTATCACTCCCGGTTTAAAAGTGCGTCCATGATTCAGGCTGCAGCGGTGCTTCCGATTGGAATCGGGCAGCACCGATAAATTTTTTTTGCCTGACTGATTGCATTTACTATAACAAGGAAGAGCGTTATTTGAGAAATACATAAATACAATTACAGTCATAGGTGATAACTATAAGAGGCCCAAAAAGGCGAAAAGAAGATAAATCTCTTAGGCGTTTCTTCTATTTTGTCATAAAGGAAATTTAAAAAAGAGCTTCCGCCCGCGAATAAGATTCGCAGCAGAAGCCCTTCTTTCTATAATTTCGGCCGTTTATTTCAGCCCTTTAACCCCCATCACATGGTCAAGAGGTATAAAGCCGATCATGCGGCTGTCCTTGCTGTTATTCCGGTTATCTCCCATCACAAAAACCTCTCCGGCAGGAACATCATATTCCTGATCCGGTTCGATCCGCATAGGTTCCTTAATATAAGGCTCGTTCAGCAGCTCGCCGTTCCGGTAAACGTGGCCCTGCTTGATTTCGATCTTGTCTCCGGGTTTGCCGATTAACCGTTTCACATAAAAAATTTCCTGTTTCGACTCGCCTGTCAGAAGCGCAATCAGCGGATGTTCCTTCAGATCATCCCAAAAAGAGCGGGAACGGTCTACCCGGCTGTCTACTATGACAATATCCCCGTAATCGGGTACCCTGCCTAAAGCGTGCGACCATTTCTCGGCATAAATTCGTTCTTTGTCATGCAAAGTAGGATCCATAGAATGTCCGTCTACCTTATATGGCTGAATGACAAAGATGCCGATGATCAAGCTAAGTACAAATGCGATCCCGATGGACAGCAGCCATCCGCGGATTTCTTTCCACACCTTCATTCATACAACCTCCACATTAATCATGGGGCCATTATACCATACTCTTTCAAGTCATGGGAAATCCTGCTCGCCGCCTTCCTATTTATCCTCTCTTGTTAATAGGTTATAATTATAACCAAGCTATTAGTGCCAATCAGGAGGAAACATGGAATTCAGACAACTTCAATACACCTTAAAAATTGCCGAAGAACGAAATTTCTCAAGAGCGGCGGATAAACTTCATATCGCCCAGCCCTCGCTCAGCCAGCAGCTGTCGAAGCTGGAGAAAGAGCTGGGCGTGCTGCTGTTTCAGCGCAATACCAGCTCCGTAGAATTAACCCATGCCGGAGAAAGCTTTGTCGCTCATGCCCGGCGGATTATGGATGCTGTCGAGGAGCTGCGCCAGGAAATGGACGACATCTCCCAGCTCAGAAGCGGACGGGTCGTCGTAGGAAGCATGCCGATTACTGGTTCCCACCTGCTGCCTTACGTGCTGCCTGAATTTAAACAGGCATATCCCGGCATTCAGATTTCTCTGCTGGAGGATACTTCTTTGAATCTCGAGAAGCTGACCGGTGGAGGCGGCACGGACCTCAGCCTTCTTTCTCTGCCGCTTCAGGAAACCTCGCTGGATTATGAAATTATCGGCGAGGAACGGATTCTGCTCGCTGTTCCGCCCGGCCACCGTTTGGCGCAAAGAACCGAAGCCGATGGAGTCCGCATAGAGGAGCTGCGGGAGGAACCTTTTGTGGTTCTCAAGAAAGGCCAGGGCTTCCGCAAGCTGACCGTCGGTTTGTGCCAGCAGGCCGGTTTTGAACCAAACGTTGTATTTGAAAGCAATAACATTGAGACCGTCCAATCCCTGGTGGCGGCCGGGATGGGGATTACGCTGGTTCCCCGTTTCATCGCTAGGGCCAAACGGAGCGAGCTGATGCCCGTTTATGTTCCGCTGGCCGAACCGGCTCCCAGCCGCACGCTGATCATCGCCTACCGCAAAGGGCGGTATTTGTCCAAAGCGGCGGAGGCTTTTATCCAGACCTTTAAGCAGACGTTTAACAACCGCTGGAAAGACGAAGAATGAAGACGGCTTAAAGCCGGTACAAGTCCGGCCGCCGGTCTTCAAAGACCGGAATGCGCCCGCGCACCTCATCCACAAGCGCAAGCTGGATGCAACCGGCTATGATGCCTTCTTCCTCTCCGCCCTCTGAAAGGATTTCTCCCCACGGATCGATGATGAGCGAATGGCCGAAAAAGCGGTTGGCCGCATCCTGGCCCACCCTGTTGCAGGCCACCACGTACATCTGGTTCTCAATGGCCCTTGCCTGCAGCAGCGTCCGCCAATGGTGAAGGCGCGGATGCGGCCATTCGGCCGGTACAAACAACAGTTTGGCACCGGCCAAAGCCAAGGTCCGGCCCAGCTCCGGGAAGCGGATGTCGTAACAAACGGAAGCTCCGCATAACAGGCCTTCCAGGTCGAAGGTGACGGTCTCCGTCCCTTCTGCCAAATGCTTCTCTTCCTGCATGAGCCGGAACAGGTGGATTTTAGAATACCGGCCGACTTCGCGGCCTTGACGGTCAATAACAAGCATCGTGTTGCGGACCTGTCCGTCTTTGCTTCGTTCAGCAACCGAGCCGCCTACGATATGAACGTTATGTTTGGCGGCAAATGCGCTGAGCCAGGCGCGGGAGCTTTCCGCTTCCGGGTCAGCCAGCTCCTGTATGCGGTCCAGCGCGTAACCGGTGGTCCACATTTCCGGCAGCATGATGAGATCAGGTCTGGCGGCAGCCGTCATGGCCTGCTCCATCAAAGCTTCAATCCGGCTGCGGTTCAGCGCAGGTTCACCCAGGATCAAATCGGCCTGAATCAATGCCAGGTTCCAATATTCCGGATAGGATCGCAAAAGGCCTCCTCCTTTCCCAACGTGCACTAGTCCTATTGCTTGATGGGGCTTACTTCTTCTTGTACTCATCTTAGAGGCGGCTCTGCTGGCCGTCAATTTCCTTATATGTTATTCAGGGTATGCCGCTTGGAAAAAGCCTGTTTGCTCGTTTTTCGTCTTTGCAAAGTCAGACCGCTATGGTATTCTAGCAATAAAATACGAAACGTAATGACGGGACCAGTACGCGGGCGACAGCTCCGTTCTCAGAGAGTAAATTCCTTAGGCTGCGAGAATTTACCGGAACTCCTGCGGAAACCTACCCCCGAACGGCCGGCTTTGCCGGACAGCTGCCTGCTGTTAACAGGCCCTAAAGACGGATGAGCCGAGTTTGAGCTCATCAATAAAGGTGGTACCGCGGAAGCCGAGCTTTCGTCCTTTGCACGCATGTGCTGGGGACGGGAGCTTTTTTTTATGGATGACAGCTTCAGCTCCTCTGTGCTTCCTTCCCGTTATGGACGGCATGGAGACTTATTTATAGATTTAGACGAAAGTTTACTCAAGGAGGTTGTCCTTATGCTGCATCGGATCGTTGTAAAAATTGGAAGCAGCTCCCTTACCTCCCCGGAAGGGGGACTCAACAAAGAAGCTACCCGCTTCTTTGCCGCTGAGCTGGCTTCGCTGGTTGCGGCCGGTTATCAGCCGGTGCTGGTCACGTCCGGTGCCGTCGCAGCCGGTTTCCGCGAGATCGGCTATGAGCAGCGCCCCAAGCTGCTGCATGAGAAGCAAGCTGCGGCCGCGGTCGGCCAGGCCCTGCTCATGCAGGCCTACCGCGAGGCGTTCGCCCGGCACAAAGTGCGTTCCGCCCAGGTGCTGCTCACCCGCGCGGATTTCAACAGCCGCAAACGTATGGGCAATGCGAGCATGGCGCTGGAAGAGCTGCTGAAGCAGCAGGTCATTCCCGTCATTAACGAAAATGACACCGTATCTGTCGATGAACTCAAATTCGGCGAT includes the following:
- the lepB gene encoding signal peptidase I, producing the protein MKVWKEIRGWLLSIGIAFVLSLIIGIFVIQPYKVDGHSMDPTLHDKERIYAEKWSHALGRVPDYGDIVIVDSRVDRSRSFWDDLKEHPLIALLTGESKQEIFYVKRLIGKPGDKIEIKQGHVYRNGELLNEPYIKEPMRIEPDQEYDVPAGEVFVMGDNRNNSKDSRMIGFIPLDHVMGVKGLK
- the leuC gene encoding 3-isopropylmalate dehydratase large subunit: MSQKKTMYEKIWDNHVIYQEEGKPSILYIDLHLVHEVTSPQAFEGLRMTGRKVRRPELTFATMDHNVPTKDRYNITDPISKQQIDTLTQNCRDFGVTLYDLDTLDQGVVHVMGPELGLTAPGKTIVCGDSHTSTHGAFGALAFGIGTSEVEHVLATQCLQQAKSKTMEVRFVGKRNPGVTAKDLILGVIAKYGTDFATGYVIEYTGEAIRSLTMEERMTVCNMSIEAGARAGLIAPDDTTFNYLRGRQYAPQGSAFDEAVEAWKQLTTDEGAEYDTVVEFDVDSLIPQVTWGTSPGMGTDITSAVPDPDSFASENERKAAKQALEYMGLVPGTPISEIPVDYVFIGSCTNGRIEDLRAAASIAKGYKVSDKVTAIVVPGSGRVKIQAEEEGLDKIFTEAGFEWRDAGCSMCLAMNPDVLKPGQRCASTSNRNFEGRQGRGGRTHLVSPAMAAAAAIRGHFVDVRDWTFKSEVVS
- a CDS encoding LysR family transcriptional regulator — translated: MEFRQLQYTLKIAEERNFSRAADKLHIAQPSLSQQLSKLEKELGVLLFQRNTSSVELTHAGESFVAHARRIMDAVEELRQEMDDISQLRSGRVVVGSMPITGSHLLPYVLPEFKQAYPGIQISLLEDTSLNLEKLTGGGGTDLSLLSLPLQETSLDYEIIGEERILLAVPPGHRLAQRTEADGVRIEELREEPFVVLKKGQGFRKLTVGLCQQAGFEPNVVFESNNIETVQSLVAAGMGITLVPRFIARAKRSELMPVYVPLAEPAPSRTLIIAYRKGRYLSKAAEAFIQTFKQTFNNRWKDEE
- a CDS encoding carbon-nitrogen family hydrolase, whose translation is MRSYPEYWNLALIQADLILGEPALNRSRIEALMEQAMTAAARPDLIMLPEMWTTGYALDRIQELADPEAESSRAWLSAFAAKHNVHIVGGSVAERSKDGQVRNTMLVIDRQGREVGRYSKIHLFRLMQEEKHLAEGTETVTFDLEGLLCGASVCYDIRFPELGRTLALAGAKLLFVPAEWPHPRLHHWRTLLQARAIENQMYVVACNRVGQDAANRFFGHSLIIDPWGEILSEGGEEEGIIAGCIQLALVDEVRGRIPVFEDRRPDLYRL